One part of the Sphingobacterium sp. LZ7M1 genome encodes these proteins:
- a CDS encoding TolC family protein encodes MKTNKINRYITVAVLTSLSIFSQALAQDYPTDSLSYYIQVAIENNPGVKSQKYAHEAYLEKIPQAGAYQDPELSMEAYTMPMEIIGGRSIGNVSLMQMFPWFGTRKAARTEATHMANMQDQQYREAINNLILQVSTQWYTMQKLNEQLKNNQENQVFLKQLEQLAIRKFSAPSSTSQSSVAPVVSSNTPSSPTRSSASSGMGGMSMGGGNSAPATNQNMSMPSGGGMGAMEGGSGSGMSEVLRIQLEIVEIENNIESLHAQIKAEKAKFNALLNREATEKVMLGQEIHKLNFLYSEEEALRVIEANNPMLEMIAEEGLAFKAKAEMDRKMSYPMIGIGVEYMVVGRTNNSMLAMDGMNGKDMVMPMVSVSLPLFRKKYNAQQNESRLWRKSSEENFKNTFNTLKSEFYSLKSQLDDAQRAIELYEKQTTLAQTTYNLIVKEFVTGKSDLTNVIQVQRQLLDYQLRKAEALANYNTMVVSIKKLLADHK; translated from the coding sequence ATGAAAACGAATAAGATAAATCGGTATATAACCGTGGCTGTATTAACAAGCTTAAGCATTTTTTCGCAAGCTTTAGCCCAAGACTACCCCACCGATTCGCTGTCCTATTATATACAAGTCGCAATCGAAAATAATCCGGGTGTAAAATCACAAAAGTATGCGCATGAGGCATACCTTGAAAAAATTCCGCAAGCCGGAGCATACCAAGACCCCGAATTGTCCATGGAAGCATATACGATGCCTATGGAAATTATAGGAGGGCGTTCTATTGGAAATGTGAGCTTGATGCAAATGTTTCCATGGTTCGGCACGAGAAAAGCAGCTCGCACAGAGGCTACACATATGGCCAATATGCAAGATCAACAGTATCGGGAAGCCATAAATAATCTGATCCTTCAGGTCAGCACACAGTGGTACACGATGCAAAAATTGAACGAGCAACTCAAGAATAATCAGGAAAACCAAGTGTTTCTAAAACAATTGGAACAATTGGCAATACGGAAATTCTCTGCGCCCTCAAGCACCTCACAATCAAGTGTAGCACCCGTCGTAAGCAGTAATACGCCTTCCTCACCAACCAGATCTAGTGCTTCATCGGGTATGGGAGGGATGAGTATGGGAGGAGGCAATTCAGCTCCTGCTACTAATCAGAATATGAGTATGCCGTCCGGTGGTGGCATGGGAGCAATGGAAGGTGGCTCCGGATCGGGTATGTCAGAGGTGCTTCGTATCCAATTGGAAATTGTCGAAATTGAAAATAACATTGAAAGTTTACATGCTCAGATTAAAGCCGAAAAAGCAAAATTCAATGCATTGTTGAATCGGGAAGCAACTGAAAAGGTCATGCTGGGACAAGAGATCCACAAGCTGAATTTTTTATATAGCGAGGAAGAGGCACTAAGGGTTATTGAGGCAAACAACCCCATGCTTGAAATGATTGCCGAAGAAGGCTTGGCATTTAAGGCAAAAGCGGAAATGGATCGGAAAATGAGTTATCCCATGATTGGTATCGGTGTGGAATACATGGTTGTGGGAAGGACGAATAATTCAATGCTGGCCATGGACGGGATGAACGGTAAGGATATGGTCATGCCTATGGTTTCAGTGAGCCTGCCACTCTTCCGTAAAAAATACAATGCCCAGCAAAACGAAAGCAGGCTATGGCGAAAATCAAGCGAAGAGAACTTTAAAAACACCTTCAACACTTTGAAAAGCGAGTTTTACAGTCTCAAAAGCCAACTGGATGATGCTCAGCGTGCCATCGAGCTGTACGAAAAACAAACTACGCTCGCCCAAACGACATATAACCTGATCGTAAAAGAGTTCGTTACAGGCAAAAGTGACTTGACCAACGTTATTCAGGTGCAGCGGCAATTATTGGATTATCAGCTTAGGAAAGCTGAGGCCCTTGCCAACTATAATACGATGGTTGTGTCAATAAAAAAATTATTAGCAGACCATAAATAA
- a CDS encoding efflux RND transporter periplasmic adaptor subunit, which translates to MSGLLLGWAIFGGNSSHDHSHDLEMEVTEDGETVWTCSMHPQIRMDKPGKCPICAMDLIPLKSSGGGDDVIDDDAIQMSEEAIALANIQTSIVGHQDAVKDVQLYGTIQVDERLQQSQTSHVNGRIENLYVTFTGESVREGQLIAKIYSPDLLTAQQELLEAAKLQDMQPLLLDAAKEKLSLWKVSEDQISKILTSNEVSPYVNIYANTSGVVIAKNVNPGDYIGQGSVLYTISNLSKLWAVFDAYETDLPFLKVGDQLEYTLRSLPGKVYNGRIAFINPILDANSRTAKIRVEADNRDRNLKPEMYATARITAPLKGYNDELVIPKSAVLWTGKRSIVYVKQPNTSTPAFKLREIVLGPSLGDQYVVMSGLENGEEIVTKGAFTVDASAQLEGKISMMNNDGAASAAGHQHGDAQTNVNKTHDMLKVSGNCEMCKSRIEKAAKSVKGVISANWDVNAKVIHLDFDSKVTSKSAISKAIANVGHDTELDKAPKAVYDDLPSCCLYDRG; encoded by the coding sequence TTGTCCGGACTACTGCTTGGCTGGGCGATATTTGGCGGGAATTCGTCCCATGATCACAGCCATGACCTTGAAATGGAAGTGACCGAGGACGGGGAAACAGTATGGACTTGCTCCATGCACCCCCAGATCAGAATGGATAAACCGGGGAAATGCCCGATATGTGCAATGGATCTAATTCCCTTGAAATCATCCGGGGGAGGTGATGATGTAATTGACGATGACGCCATCCAGATGTCAGAAGAAGCCATAGCATTGGCGAATATCCAGACTTCGATTGTCGGCCACCAAGACGCTGTTAAAGATGTCCAACTGTATGGGACTATTCAGGTGGACGAACGTTTACAACAATCCCAAACATCGCATGTCAATGGCCGTATTGAAAATCTTTACGTAACCTTTACTGGCGAGTCGGTAAGAGAAGGACAACTGATAGCCAAAATCTATTCGCCTGATTTATTGACGGCGCAGCAAGAATTGCTCGAAGCTGCAAAATTGCAGGATATGCAGCCCCTCCTATTGGATGCCGCGAAAGAGAAGCTGAGTTTATGGAAGGTGTCAGAGGATCAGATAAGCAAAATATTGACATCCAACGAAGTTTCACCCTACGTCAATATATATGCGAATACAAGTGGTGTTGTCATAGCAAAAAATGTAAACCCGGGCGATTATATCGGCCAAGGGAGCGTCTTGTACACCATTTCAAACCTTTCCAAGTTATGGGCGGTTTTTGATGCGTATGAAACAGATCTGCCATTTCTAAAGGTGGGAGATCAGCTGGAATATACATTACGGAGTTTGCCCGGAAAAGTCTATAATGGGCGGATTGCCTTTATTAACCCTATCCTTGATGCCAATTCAAGAACGGCAAAAATCAGGGTCGAAGCCGATAACCGGGATCGCAATCTCAAACCTGAAATGTATGCAACAGCAAGGATCACTGCTCCTTTAAAGGGCTACAACGATGAGTTGGTCATTCCCAAGTCGGCGGTTTTATGGACAGGGAAGCGCTCCATAGTTTACGTAAAACAGCCAAATACATCCACGCCTGCTTTTAAACTTCGGGAGATCGTCTTGGGCCCCTCATTGGGCGACCAATATGTTGTTATGTCGGGGCTGGAAAATGGCGAGGAAATCGTGACCAAGGGAGCTTTCACCGTTGATGCAAGTGCCCAGCTGGAAGGTAAAATCAGTATGATGAATAACGATGGCGCAGCATCGGCTGCCGGACATCAGCATGGCGATGCTCAAACCAATGTCAATAAGACCCATGATATGTTGAAAGTATCAGGAAATTGTGAAATGTGCAAAAGCCGGATTGAGAAAGCGGCCAAAAGTGTCAAGGGGGTGATTTCCGCAAACTGGGATGTTAATGCCAAAGTTATCCATTTGGATTTCGATTCAAAAGTAACCTCAAAAAGTGCCATAAGCAAAGCTATTGCTAATGTTGGTCACGATACAGAGCTGGACAAGGCTCCCAAGGCGGTTTATGACGACTTACCGAGTTGCTGTCTCTATGACCGGGGATAA
- a CDS encoding heme-binding domain-containing protein has product MKKNGKRTKAYKVILTVLLSVFVLMQFITPQRNLSPVPAGQVFVDSFKVDAKVNAILSVSCYDCHSNNTQYPWYTNVQPLGWFMADHITEGKEKLNFDDLPNYSPRRINSKFSQIIEQIEKGKMPLSSYTWMHGGARLSMEDKKLLVEYFNSLMDNE; this is encoded by the coding sequence ATGAAAAAAAACGGAAAACGAACGAAAGCATACAAAGTAATTTTAACAGTTCTGTTAAGTGTGTTTGTGTTAATGCAATTTATAACCCCCCAAAGGAACCTATCCCCGGTTCCTGCGGGCCAGGTTTTTGTTGATTCATTTAAGGTCGATGCAAAAGTTAATGCAATCCTGTCGGTATCATGCTATGACTGCCATAGCAATAATACCCAATACCCTTGGTACACTAATGTTCAGCCTTTGGGTTGGTTCATGGCAGATCATATAACCGAAGGAAAAGAGAAATTGAACTTTGATGATTTGCCAAATTACAGCCCGAGAAGGATAAACTCAAAGTTTAGCCAGATTATTGAGCAAATCGAGAAAGGTAAAATGCCGTTGAGTTCATATACGTGGATGCATGGGGGTGCTCGTCTAAGCATGGAAGATAAGAAGCTGTTAGTTGAATACTTTAACTCGTTGATGGATAATGAATAA
- a CDS encoding thymidine phosphorylase yields MENQSNILKYKHLGIYTQNENVVYMHENCHVCASEGFEALTRIRISTATDSIVASLNVISSNLLLTDEIGLSDAAAKKLNVSPNETLYVSHLEPIKSLSHVRAKIYNQKLDYLAYNEIITDIVQGNYSNIDLTAFITACAGNRMDLDEITYLTKAMIASGMQLHWNKEIVVDKHCIGGLPGNRTTPLVVAIVTAFGLTMPKTSSRAITSPAGTADTMEVFTNVTLSPEKIKEVVHKEGGCIVWGGTAQLSPADDLLIKIEKALDIDSEGQLIASVLSKKAAAGSTHVVIDIPVGETAKMRSTKMAQTKSIWVV; encoded by the coding sequence GTGGAAAACCAATCTAATATCTTAAAATACAAACATCTCGGAATCTACACTCAAAACGAGAATGTAGTATATATGCATGAAAACTGCCACGTTTGTGCTTCAGAAGGCTTTGAGGCACTTACCCGAATTAGAATATCCACTGCAACGGACTCAATCGTAGCAAGTCTTAATGTAATTTCATCCAATCTTCTATTGACTGATGAAATTGGGTTATCGGACGCCGCAGCAAAAAAACTGAATGTTTCCCCAAATGAAACTTTGTATGTTTCACATTTGGAACCTATTAAATCTTTAAGCCACGTACGGGCAAAAATCTACAATCAGAAACTGGATTACTTGGCGTACAATGAAATCATTACGGATATAGTTCAGGGCAATTATTCCAATATCGACCTCACAGCATTTATCACCGCCTGTGCCGGAAATAGAATGGATCTTGATGAAATCACCTATCTTACAAAAGCCATGATTGCTTCTGGTATGCAATTGCACTGGAACAAGGAGATTGTTGTTGATAAGCATTGCATCGGAGGGTTACCAGGCAATAGAACAACACCGTTGGTAGTTGCCATTGTTACTGCCTTTGGCCTTACAATGCCCAAAACGTCTTCCCGTGCCATTACCTCGCCTGCCGGTACTGCAGATACCATGGAAGTATTTACCAATGTAACGCTTTCCCCTGAAAAAATAAAAGAAGTGGTTCATAAGGAAGGGGGGTGTATCGTTTGGGGTGGAACAGCCCAGTTAAGCCCGGCAGATGATCTGCTGATAAAAATCGAAAAAGCCCTCGATATAGATAGCGAGGGACAGCTAATTGCTTCGGTACTCTCAAAAAAAGCAGCGGCGGGTTCCACGCACGTTGTTATAGATATTCCTGTAGGTGAAACTGCAAAAATGAGAAGTACAAAAATGGCACAGACAAAGAGTATATGGGTGGTCTAA
- a CDS encoding RteC domain-containing protein, whose protein sequence is MSNYYEEIIKKLEDEIKEVSLELDGSIALYEVIIELILSRLSEIKEYTLKNGFDSINEEIHFFKYQKPVIVSKLIYYNAIYKIETKKPNDIKAIRKYINGELRKLKRYFESNLEFYKYYRTGSSFVDEKLFVRGKHDIKLSLDTVYFETDHRFSTSHDYKAAKIIANDLIQVYLEDQLHNIIYKDKSIDLPTLSWTGSKAALTELIYGLHSQAVFNNGNTDIITIVRFFENSFNVDLGDFYHTFLELKARKLNRTKFLDSLRDALIKKMEEQDEI, encoded by the coding sequence ATGAGCAATTATTACGAGGAAATAATAAAGAAACTAGAAGATGAAATAAAAGAGGTGTCTCTTGAACTGGATGGTTCCATAGCTTTGTATGAAGTTATTATCGAGTTGATATTATCGAGACTTTCCGAAATAAAGGAATATACACTAAAAAATGGCTTTGATAGTATAAATGAAGAGATCCACTTTTTCAAATATCAAAAACCAGTCATTGTTTCAAAACTCATTTACTATAACGCTATCTATAAAATAGAGACAAAAAAACCTAATGATATAAAAGCTATTAGGAAATACATTAATGGTGAGCTAAGGAAACTCAAACGGTATTTTGAGAGTAACCTTGAATTCTATAAATATTACCGAACAGGCAGTTCATTTGTAGATGAAAAGTTATTTGTTCGGGGCAAACACGATATAAAGTTAAGTTTGGACACGGTTTATTTTGAAACCGACCACCGGTTTTCTACATCCCACGATTATAAGGCGGCAAAAATAATTGCCAATGACCTGATTCAAGTTTATCTTGAAGACCAACTTCACAACATAATCTATAAAGATAAATCAATAGACCTACCAACATTAAGTTGGACGGGAAGCAAAGCGGCTTTAACGGAATTGATTTACGGACTGCATTCTCAAGCCGTCTTCAATAATGGGAATACAGATATTATAACCATAGTCAGATTTTTTGAAAACAGTTTTAATGTTGATTTGGGCGATTTTTACCATACATTTTTGGAACTCAAAGCAAGAAAGCTGAACCGAACGAAATTCCTTGACAGCTTACGTGATGCTTTGATTAAAAAAATGGAAGAACAGGACGAAATATAA
- a CDS encoding four-helix bundle copper-binding protein, with protein sequence MSHQQFQKCIDECYACAVACNHCAASCLQEDNVKMMARCIQLDLECAAICRAAAELMSLGSQYSRHLCKLCAEICRACGDECAKHDMQHCKECADACYKCAEACEQMATAV encoded by the coding sequence ATGTCACATCAACAATTTCAAAAATGTATTGACGAATGCTACGCCTGTGCTGTAGCTTGTAACCATTGTGCAGCTTCTTGCTTGCAAGAGGACAATGTAAAAATGATGGCTCGATGTATCCAGCTTGATCTGGAATGTGCAGCCATATGTAGAGCCGCAGCCGAACTCATGAGTTTGGGAAGCCAATATAGCCGTCACCTTTGCAAGCTATGTGCGGAGATTTGTAGAGCGTGTGGAGATGAATGTGCTAAGCATGATATGCAACATTGCAAAGAGTGTGCGGATGCTTGCTACAAATGCGCAGAAGCTTGTGAGCAAATGGCAACGGCGGTATAA
- a CDS encoding DUF305 domain-containing protein, giving the protein MKLAIKIMAIAGILLFIQACDKDDINKIKIQNHDDNEMMTIMHNMMDEMMAMQMPPDPDNAFALMMRMHHQGAIDMANKELQSGDDAQMREMAQKIIKDQKAEIQELTTFLNGHVPHLNVPEFVTEQMKNMERSGRVTDLQIINGDTDHDFAMLMIQHHQNAIGNAKLELIYGHESAMQTMAKNIIEKQDQEISEIQTWLLANKNR; this is encoded by the coding sequence ATGAAATTAGCGATAAAAATAATGGCAATAGCAGGAATACTGTTATTTATCCAAGCGTGCGATAAGGACGATATCAACAAAATCAAAATCCAGAATCACGATGACAATGAAATGATGACTATCATGCACAACATGATGGATGAGATGATGGCCATGCAAATGCCCCCCGACCCTGATAATGCTTTTGCTCTGATGATGCGAATGCATCATCAGGGAGCGATCGACATGGCAAATAAGGAACTGCAATCCGGCGATGATGCGCAAATGAGGGAGATGGCCCAGAAAATAATTAAAGACCAGAAGGCTGAGATTCAAGAATTAACCACATTTCTCAATGGTCACGTACCGCATCTAAATGTTCCCGAATTTGTTACAGAGCAGATGAAAAATATGGAACGCTCAGGCAGAGTGACAGATCTCCAAATCATTAATGGAGACACGGATCACGATTTTGCCATGTTGATGATTCAGCATCATCAAAATGCAATTGGAAACGCAAAATTGGAACTTATTTACGGACACGAAAGTGCTATGCAGACAATGGCAAAAAATATTATTGAAAAACAGGATCAGGAAATCTCGGAGATTCAAACCTGGTTATTAGCTAATAAGAATAGATAA